DNA from Tachypleus tridentatus isolate NWPU-2018 chromosome 8, ASM421037v1, whole genome shotgun sequence:
AACATAGCAGTGTTAAACTTTGAGttgaaagttaacattaaaacatagcacttttaaactttaagttGAAAGTTGACACTAAAACATAGTACTTTTAAGTTTGTGGCTGATATAAAGAATTAACTTGTTAACCTTATATTAAGAACGTATAACGTTGGTCTTGAAAACTTGTTATACCTTGTTGGCCAAAATCATAAGGCCAATggacatgaagaaaaaatatccattttgcgttgttagactcaaccacttatttgagcagagctacgaaagatgaaaacaagaaaagggaaaataaaaataaaaactatttaatagagaaaatgtgaacactatgaaattagcctgaatactagctggtcaaaattttaagaccataccaaaaagaagtcctaaacagggtaggaaatgaccAACAAGAGGTAtcggtagtgagttgcacggccttcattgcgaataactaactgcaaacattcgctttggcatgatcgatataagtgtttgcagaaggctggctggaatgttattccaagtggtgaagatggcttcacgaagatcatgcactgtttggagttgacgtccatttctatagacttcccttgccatccaccctcaaacattgtcaatggagttcagtttgggcgaacacgctggatggtccaaaagaatcgcgttattcgccatgaaaaagtcctttgtcctgtgggcattgtggattgcagcgttgtcctgctgaaagatccagtcatttccacacaagcgagagtcTTCGGTCATTAAGGATGctctctaacatgccaatgtagccaactgctgtttgatgccctgtgtaatctgaagctccattattccatggaaggagaaagcaccccagatcatgatggaacattttccactgtgtcgtgtagaaaatgtctctggtgggatatccttatcgtgccagtaatgttggaagccatctgaaccatccaggttaattttttttctcgtcagagaacaaaactttgttccacttttttacgtcccatgtttggtgcttctcagcaaagtttaactgatctgtttcgtgatgtggaaggaggcgtggcctttgaagacgtttacggtttttaaagcctttctctcgtagatgccgtcttattgttcttgagctgcattctacctccgtaagggtcttaatctggttcgacgatcggcttgtgttttgccggacaacccgtcgaatcctcctgctcaacgcccgCGAAATcttcttgggccgaccattttaaattctcgttccgtatctctcagggtcgTTTAAggaatttgcaacatcagttttactacacccaatctcatcagcgatggcacgttaGGAGacaccttgcttttgcagctcgacatttctgccacgttcaaactctgtcaactctttagcctttgccatgtttttacccaatgtaacacaggaaatgtcagtgggagatgttgacacgctaatgcttgaacacaaatgactaaattttgttacgtgtttaccgattaacgcttcatttcagtatggtcttaaacttttggcttatttcacagtgttcacatttttactattaaacactaaaaaaaaggtttttattttcccttttcttatttttatctttcgaagctctagttaaaaagtggttgagtctaacaacacaaaatgttaaatttttctttatgttcattggctttacgATTTTGGTCAGCATTGTATTGCAAGTTGTATTAAGAACACACTAAGTAGGAGATTAATATTAAAGACACACTTTTTTTTAGAATCaaagtcattaaaataataatgaaagtacCAACGTATggatagtttaatatttataaatcttacTTATCGCTGTTCTTAATATCTCAAATGTCTACCACAACGTCACTACACCCGTGTTACTGGGAGATCATACCGCCTGAGCTTAACAACGATTAGTAAGACGCGCACTTGaatttgaaacttatttattTCGTGAACAATTTGAACCTGGTCTCTTTAGTTCTTACTGGATAATACAAAATCACATCAAATGTTGATAAGTTAAATACACAAAGTGTTTGTCCAATTAGatagcttatttatttatttatatttttattcatttacggACATTGATGTAAAAATTTACAAgtattgatattgatgttaaCATTTACAAGTATTGATATTGATGTTACCATTTACAAGTATTGATATTGGTGTTAACATTTACAAGTATTGATATTGGTGTTAACATTTACAAGTATTGATATTGATGTAAACGTTTAGAATATTAGGAATGAAACTTTTCATCACAGCATGCTAACCATTTTTGGTGGTAAATTTTCAGATTTGTGAattacacaaaattacacaatgattttccactgcgggtatcgaaacgtgattttagagttataagctcaCTGACTTACCGCTGAACAACTGTGTGAGTGTTGGTGGTGGCTTCTCATGGCCGGAtggtgagggcgctcgactcacactCTGTTTGTTGCAGGTTCGAGACTCCATAACtgataatgtaatggtcaatcccactattctttggtacaagtATAgatcaacagttggcggtgagtagcgTCAAtaagttgccttctctctatctGTATTTGCTAAGTTAGAAAATACTGACACAGGTAATCTTTCATCAGTTTTGCGccaaatataaaacagaaaaacaacaaaaattcccCCTGGGGAGGAGTGGGGGCTCTCTTTGGgtgataattttctttttttaagttggAGATTGACATAAGAGCTAACGATCAAACGATCCTTATGTATGGACGAACTAGTAGTGTACTTATCCGAGATATCAGTATCACATAGACCACGAGGCTCAATGACTATATATGGATGTTCCAATTATGGTCTTTCTTTCTGTCCGTTTCGAAGCGACATTTCTTCCGCTTCACAAGCAAGGTTTGACAGAAACAACGACGAAGCTTCAGAGGATAACATGACACATTTCTTGTTGTTTGCTTTCAAAACAACCTGAATAACAACTTACGTTTTACGTTCCCGAGGAACCAACCAATTATAATAGTGTAATGACGTAACATGTCATGACTTGTTCGGTTTCTTCACACAGTGAATAAATATCGTTTgctttgtttcgtttgtttttgaatttcgcacaaagctacacgaggactatctgcgctagccgtccctaatttagcagtgtaagactagagggaaggcagctagtcatcaccacccaccgccaactcttgggttactattttaccaacgaataatgggattgaccgtcacattataacgcccccacggctgaaagggcgagcatgtttggtgcgagcgggatacGAACCCTTTAATTGAACTATCTAAGAATACAGTCCCTGACCGTCTGCCTTCTCAGTAACGTTTGTTAATagttataatttaattgattCACATAACGAATAGTATTTTTGTGGTTTGATTTATGAataatttcaacatttctttaaagttttaaaatcatttttattttgagcaGTCGGTTATCAAgaccaatgttttatttatttatatttaaattattattttaaatgttgttacattacaagaatattttgttaaatataagaaTTTCTGTAAAAATGAAGATCGAACGTAAGATAATTTGAATTTAATATcacttttcttcttctttcagAAACTAAGTAAACAGATTCGAAGAGTTTCTGAGACAGAATAGAGTTCAATGGCACCATATGTAGTTTGAACATTACTCGTGAGGACTGTGGCCAGAAACGAGCAGTTCTTGGTCCGAAATTCCATCATCAGGTGAGAGTCTATACTCTCGTTACCATGATCGTATTCTCTTTACTTGGTAACTCAGCCATGTGTCTGCACATCAAACAGAAGTGGCATCATAGGAGCGCCATCCACGTGCTGTTTCTCAATCTTGCTGTTGCCGATATTTTGGTCACTTTTGTCACCATGTGTTCTCAACTGGTCTGGGAGTTCATGGACCGAGAATGGATTGCTGGTGATCTTTTCTGTCGGACATTTAAAGTCTGCCAAACTTTCACCATGGTTTCTCGAATTACATGCTGTTAGCGATTGCATTAGATCGTCACTCGGCCATAGTATATCCGTTGTTTCGTAATGCTCGCACCAAAGCATTGATTACCAGTGCATGGGTTCTATCTCTGTTGCCATTCTTAATAAATGCCTACATTTTCCAGACTGTCACCTTGTCTGATGGTAAAACATTCTGTGTTGCCAAGTTTTACACTTCCTCTCTGTCCTTCGTTCACAAACAAGTATACATGGCTCTGATTCTTCTAGTAGTGTTTATCCTTCCTATATTGATAATCATTATCTTGTATTCCAGGATAATCTACACTATGTGGACAAGATCTGGAAGTCTGAACCGGTTTCGATCcagaaaagaacattttatagaTCCGAAACGGAAGGAAAGGAAAACGAAACGTGAATGCCTGAACTCGTCAAACTCGCATATTTCAAGGGCGAAAGTGAAAACGTTAAAAATGACTTTGATTATCGCGTCAACGTTTTTAACCGCGAGCACGCCTTATTTAGTTCAAGAAATCGTTATTGCTTTTGGGAATCCTTCTTTTCTGAACCAGAACCTTGTAGCTTTTTTTGGAATTTTTCAGCCAGTAACAGTGCTTTGAACCCGTACatatactttttgtttaattgtaaCACTCCATTTGCTGAAAAGATAGCTCGTAGTACTTGTAACTGTTGTCTGCCTGTTTCAACAAAGACAGTAAACGAAAACGAGAAGACGAGTCACGTTTAGCTAGGacataccacaaacacaggtgtcagggtaataccacaaacactgatgtAAGGGTAATACCAAAAACACAAATGTCAGGgtaataccacaaacacagatatcagggcaataccacaaacacaggtgtcagggcaataccacaaacacagatgTCAGGACAATACAACAAACACAGATGTtagggcaataccacaaacacagaattCGTGTACAAaacattacgtttgtttgttagaAATTCCTCTACGTTCATTATGATATTTAATGAATGTCATTCATCAACAGGTAGCGCAGcagtaatttaatatataaacaaatgagCTGATAACAGCTTGAGCACCATTTGAAATATCTCAAGACTTCAGTTGGCGACAGATGTTACAATAGTAGTGTAATGAACAATGAACTGCTGTGTTAGCACTCTACACAATCCGTTTACGGTTACTTGAAtatctttcagtttatttaaacttCATTGAAGTGAACTCAAGGTGCAGTTAACATATATAAACAAGACAATAATTaaattcttcattaaaaataagGTTAGAGGTAATATGTCAGTTAAGAAGGTCGTTGCTATAgatcatttaatttatattttagggAACTGAGTTCCCATATTGAATTGTTTATGTAATTGTTGCTTTTGTTCTAAATAAACCTTTATTACACTTCCAACAACAACAGTTCAGTAGTTGTTAATTTGTAGACTAGATTAGGTATAACTTCCATCTTCTTTGAGATGAGAGTAACGGACACCTACTGTCGAAATGTAGAATATAATAAGAGAAACTATTAGCTCCACACGTGCACCGATTCTAGTGTTACCGTGCAATTTATTTGTTCATATGAACCAGAATGCTTGTCATCATTAGCAGGAACTTCAAACCTTCCTATTATTTACACGGATCCTTGGAAGTGATAAAACTTTTAACTTAAGCCCACATTCTCTGTTCTTCTCTCAATAGAACTCATTAACGTAAGCTGTTAATTTGAAAGAGCAGACATCTGAGTATATTTCTATTGGCTTTTGTGTAGAGAGAAACcgttaatatatgtttgtttcaccAGAACAGCTTGATGTTGATGTTTTCCTATTGTATCACTTTTATGTTATAGATTCTTATTATTGTTACTTTACGAGACTTGAGCTCTTGTTCGTCAATAATTCTATAAAAAAGTAACTTCGACAATATTCACCATTCGTGTCAGAGCGATAACACTATGTagcacaatgtttattataacactatgttacaaattttttactttttcctgtttctgaacagaaagtgttatttcctaattgcttatgcctaaagtaaatggaaaagacctatttttctctttaaactttgcttttgtgacctgggagcgtataacaagaacatgatgggaaactatatttggggtctgatacgtgaaagtaatttacattacagttacaaatctcgaaaaacttctcacttctaaaca
Protein-coding regions in this window:
- the LOC143224069 gene encoding neuropeptide S receptor-like — its product is MDELVVYLSEISVSHRPRGSMTIYGCSNYGLSFCPFRSDISSASQASLPNFHHGFSNYMLLAIALDRHSAIVYPLFRNARTKALITSAWVLSLLPFLINAYIFQTVTLSDGKTFCVAKFYTSSLSFVHKQVYMALILLVVFILPILIIIILYSRIIYTMWTRSGSLNRFRSRKEHFIDPKRKERKTKRECLNSSNSHISRAKVKTLKMTLIIASTFLTASTPYLVQEIVIAFGNPSFLNQNLVAFFGIFQPVTVL